The Maylandia zebra isolate NMK-2024a linkage group LG4, Mzebra_GT3a, whole genome shotgun sequence genome segment ATTAATTGCACCTGTTTGATCATTCTTTACAAGTGGTGCAGATATGAGATATATGTGATGTGAATTAGTCCATAGATCTTATATAATCCTGTGCAGCATTTTGGTTCTAGCTGACTAGTCTGTACCAGTCTGAATGACCTCTGTGTTTTTGCTTCCAAGGGTTCATGAGCTAGAGGAGCAGGTGAAGGATGCAGAGACAAAGTCTGCAGAGAGTCTCAAAGAAGAGGTGAAGAAACACCGGGAGGCTTACACCAAGATGGAGAGAGATAGAAACACAGAGATAGAGCTGCTCTGTAACAGGTAAACTAACCAGAAATTTACCTGAAGGGAAGTTTCCCCCATAATCCAACTCCTAAACAGGCTGGTGCTAGATTTGGCTCTGATACAAGATCAACTACACATCTGCTGTTAAGGCAGGCATTCTGTAACCATAAACTACCACAGACACTGATTGGCTGTAGGTCTCATGAAATGAAACTGCTGTTAGCCTTGTTACCCTGCCGTTGCCTGCTATTAAGACAGGAAATAAGGAAATGTGCAGCGCAAATTTACAAGCTGCTGTGCTGATCAAAGACGGTCAGCGTTCtggcactttaaaaacaccaaGCCTTACTCATGTCTTTTAACCTCCTAGGGCCTGGCGTCcatatatgtggacatcacattttgggttgtcggGCCCTTGTAGAGCCCTtgtgctctacaagggcctaaTATCCGCTTACagggacattatactgccacttctatcaacatttaaaacaaatgtcctcatttttggatctcatttttctcagaaacaaaaatctggtaaaaaaacaatacaaaacaggTAATTCTTTTTATATTCATCAGGTctcaatcagcccaaatagcaaagagaaattgaaaatgcatgccatgaaagagttcaggtcttaggaggttaaagttcACTGGGGTACCTGTGATACCAAACTAAAGCTGTTTGCGTTTGTTCACCCTAAGGTTACAGCAGTTAGAAGAAGAGAATACAGAGATGAAGTTGAATGTGTGCAGACTCAAGTCTCAGACTGAAAAAATGGATCAGGTATGCTGAAGTATCTTCCTGTGTCATCATGATGTAatccttttattattttatataaacTTCATGAGTAGTTTCACCTTGacaagcttttttcttttagtttgtcTGTACTCATCTTGGTTGCTGCTAGGTTTCCATATCTCAAATGTTGCGAATTTTCCTACATATATCATAAAAACAtgagtgtttctttttctcagcCACTGTTTCCTGACTTGTGTATTTTGCAGGAGAAGCAGAGGGTGACAGACAAACTGGAGGACACTAGTTTGAGGCTGAAAGATGAGATGGACCTGTACAGGAAGATAATGGACAAGCTCTGGCAAAACCGCCACGAGTTTCAGAAGGAAAAAGAGTCCATGCAGGAGGTGAGACACTCCTCCCAGGCAATCATTTCTATGAAAATAACTTCATTTCCCACTGTAGTCACCAGGTAAGATAAGAAAAGGTTAATGTGGAACATGTTAGAGTTGTTTGACCGACTGTTTTGTCTGCAGCTGATTGATGATCTCCGTCGGGAGCTCGAGTATCTGCAGTTGTTTAAACTGGAGATGGAACATCCTGGGAAAGGCAAGGGGCTGTCTGAGTTTAACGCCAAAACCAGGGAGATGGAAATGGAACATGAAGTGAAGAGACTGAAACAGGTCCACACAGAACACACTCATCCTTGTTTTTCCTCATTGCAGAAAAGACTTTCTCTTCTACTTTTAATTCCACAATGGTCAGATTTgtgtcatttcatttatttctatttaatccacacaaaaaataaattcttGAAACATGCATATATCCAAACAAGGAGCTGCTTGAGCCCCGTTAATGTCTATTGGGAAGTAGCATACTGAAGTAGAACTCCCAAACCTGTGTTGATACACTGATGGATCGCTCAGTCCTGCTAACTTTACTTTGCTGTGTAAAAGTCCCATTCTGACCACCTGTAACGTGCGCTCCATTTCGTAACTGCTCTCACATCAATTTCGGTTTCAAACTTTTATGTTTATGTTGAGCTGCAGAGAAGCCAAATATTAGTCTTTAGTTGTAAAGTCCACAGCAAGCCCAAAGGCGCTTTGTCAGGTCAGAAATGCTCTCTGTTGTGTCcttgtctgtttttctcttccCAACAGTCACAGGGTAATctccagtgttgggcaagttactttgaaaaagtaattagttgtagttacttttttgaagaagtaactagtaacttagttacaatattataaaagtaactaattactaggaaaagtaactattgcgttatggttaaccctctggggtggctgtttttgactacttttgattttaccgctttaaaaagtgtttacctcgccttgtttggtatcgttcttttcagcacaacgtcacatgtctgaatttacagtttgtttgttttttcattttgaaatacTGCATTAGCACAATTGATCcgaaatcagacaaaaaacagagtagaaaAAAAGTTGCATTTTTTACTGTAGCAACCACAaacgaatcattttcataatttgaaatgcaaatatacattgtaaactttacaaatctatgcacaagttttgcaaaccaCAAAATTGTATGCAGCTATTtacctaaaaaaaaattaaccatttcaaactatttacagaacaatcaggtgttctacATCAATCTAGATGCCACACAAACTATTTgtgcaaaaataatttctgtccaccatgagataaaggagaacatcacaggcctgatacctgcaggcctgacaacaggtgTATCACTCGTCCtgttttctacctggagacagcgtTTATACTGTTATCTGCCTTTGGTGGCTTTATGGCAGCaactcattgttctgacacacacagcaaaactatccactacactacacactaactggGATTTGCTATGTCatcttaaattggtcatgtgattggtttAACCATGACTACTCTATTCTTtctcagccaatcagcagtACCTGTGCGATTGTttcgcgcccccccccccccccccccccaagtgtATGTGATGTTTGGAGGGAGAGTGAGACATACACCCACAGTCAAAGGCAGGCAATCCTAATCACATGTAATGGATATGGCTCGGTTATATTTGTGAGATTTTTCAAGCTCACTGCTTTctcaaattcacacacacatcgaGTCAGGACCGGGTCCTTTGTGTCTGTAGGAGAACCACAAGCTGCGCGATCAAAACGACGACCTGAACGCTCAGATTCTCAGTCTGAGCTTGTACGAGGCCAAGAACCTGTTCTCCTGTCAAACCAAGGCCCAGTGCCTGGCAGCTGAGATTGACAACGCTTCCAGAGATGAGGTTGGTCTGTTACTGTTGGTTGGATGAAATGGTTATTCTTGATATAACTGCGCTTGTAATGCATTCCTCTTCTCGCTCAGCTTGTGGATGCTTTGAAGGAGCAGGAGGAGATCAACCTGCGTCTGAGGCAGTACATGGACAAAATCATTTTGGCCATTCTCGACCACAATCCTTCCATCCTGGAGATCAAGAATTAAACACAATGCACATTTGTATTAGTGAAGCTGTGCTGATCTACCGTTACCTTTAGTCCGTAAAGTTGTAATCCATAACATTCCTGTCCTGGCTGAAGCTGATGGAGCTGCTTACGCTACAGACAAACACATTCGCATTGTTCACtcagtgatgttttttttcacagATATTGTGCACGTTTGGTCCCCCCTGTGAGATGTAAATCTTAAGCTGCAGTACAAAATGCAGGAAATGTTCTGTTGGTGGacataaatattttttcctgCTGAACTGCAGCAAACAGTTCACATTAAAGCTTTCCTGCATTTCAGCATCAACTCTTTGGGTATCATTGCTTTTACTTGGAAGGTGACACTAACCCTGGATATTTAATCCCTTTAATGTGTGACCACTTTGAATCTggtaacacattttaatgtgtgGATGTTACCACAAATTACTGATAATGCAATAAATGGGCAGTTTTTGGTTTGGGTACAATCAGAATCTGATGTCACTAAAAAGTTAAGGATTACAACTTTACATTGCAGCTAACATTCTGAATGTTTGACACTTGCACACAAATGTATGTACATTACCACAGCAGCTGGTCTCCACATCCACCCGAAGTAAACTCCTCTTTATAAGGAATCACTGTAGAGCAACTTTGCCATTTTAATCTTATCCACCGATGTTTATCACTGTATGTTTGAAAGTAcataaaagaaaagcatcttTCCTGTATGTTATGTAATTTGGACAACTGTCTTTGACTCACAGGCACCAAGTGGAAAACAGATTTAAGAAGTGAAGCAAATAAAATGGGAAGGTGAACCGTTTCTGTAGTAAAATCAGAAACGAGTTGTTCTGTAGAGATTGTAGATAGCTACACAGTACATGAACACTGATGTAAGCCTTTCTGGTGACACTCAACTTTTCAGTTCTTGTGATCATTTGATTGCGTTTCTAACCCTTTAATTTAGCTGTTTGAACACAGCCGAATGTTTACATTGAACCATATGCTTTTATATCGGTTTTCAGTAGTAGTTCCAAATGTTAATGTCACTAACTACATGAAGCCTTTGCTTTCTGAAGACTTTTCACTATAGAGATATTTAAAGGTGCCAATGAACAGAATTATGTGCCAAATCATTTGTTTTCCACAAATAATCTAGTAGATGAAGAGCATCATACTGCAGAGCTGGATGGCTTACATGTACTTGTATATTAGCCAAATTAGCATGTGTATCTATGAATCCAGAACTGTAACATGCATTTATTAATAAATGTGTAGAAATGTGCGCACATCATAAAAACTGCAAGTCCAGATCGTGTCGTGCTGTTCTGATCTGAGCTTATTCCAAATTTTCTCaccaaatatgaaaatattcaGGTTCAGGAAATTGTATTTAGCTTTGCAAGGAAATGAATACATGTGACACATGTGAAGCTCGAGGATTTTAACAGTGTGAACTAATGATGTTCTTTGCATTGAATATAGATTACAAGAAAACTCTGTGGGGCACCTTTAAAATCAGGTTCTGCACTGTAGCCCAACTATGAAAGCACATAGCACGTGATATAGTAACACACTTGTTTCGTAGGCAAAGTTTATATACCTGgaacaatgattttaaaataGGGTGTAAACATTCTTGTTCTGTCAAAATTCACATGTTCAcattgatttcttttatttttgtaccaCACATGGAGCAATGGGTGACTAGATGTGTAAATAAAATCCATTCGCTTAGCACCACAAAGTTGGTCCTGGTTGCTTATTCGTAGTCTTCTTGTCTTGTTACTGGGTACAAAGTAACAAATATGTTAATGCAGGTGTGATGTCATGTTGTACACAGAATGATAGGAATTCTGTCCAACCTCAGTTGGGACATACATACAGTCactttaatatatttaatgaaGTCATGTGAATTATTAACTGGGGGTTTGTCCCCACGTTACAGCGTTGAAATTTGATTCCTTTTGggtattctttttctttttagcacTCATTTTTACATACAGGAACTGGTCACATGTAAGCATATTTAAGCTCTGTGAAAGCTGCAACTAAGTCACCATATCTAAATAACAGGATTTATTCTGAACAAGTTTGGGCATTAATATCATTTGGTCTTATTTATGTTGGAGTTTCAATAGCAGAATCCCTTAAAAAATTGTATACATATTAAATGGGTTCTGTTTTCCTATTTAAACTATGAGGGATCAAAATTACTGGAAATTACTTGTAGGCCTGTAACTTGGACCATTTACATACGAAGGTAAAATTTAGTGTGGCTTTGTTAGTTTTAGTAAATAAGTTAATTACGTTAAATGAAATACTGTCATGTTTATTACTCAAAAAGATTCAAAGAAACACTTAAAAAGTATTTCTCATGTAATTATAAAACAAGTCCTCAAAAAGTTGATATTGTTTTGGCAGCTGTTGGGTCATTTCGTTCTCAAAAAATTACACACACTGCATTATGGTAAAGATTTTCGTCAGCATCCGATGTGTAAATAAACTGCTCGCTTAGTCTTAAAACCATTGCAAAGAAAATATGAAGCTTTGGTTGAAATTTAGCGTCTATGCGTTCATTTCGCTGTCATACTCCGGTCCAGGAGGCGGCAGTAATGCTCCATACGCTTCAATATACCCGCCGCCAAAACGCTCATTTCACAGaaacaatatttttcttttcggaagaagaTCCCGACAAAGCGGCCCTGTTTCTTTtcagcttaaaaaaataaaacatagtcGAAAATCTGAAAACCGACGATGTACGCTCGGACAAATACCAGCAGCACACATGGAGACTTCCAAGATAGAAACGGGGTGAACTATGTTACATCGACAGAGTCTTTCGGCCACTGCTCTCAATTGTTCTGGAAAAAGGACCCCAACGACTCCGGAGTAAGAAAGCCAGCAGCTGCCATCACTGTTAGCTAGCGACCATGGGTAGAAATAGCTGCACCAAATAACTAGTGGAGCGACAATTTTACAGCTAAGCATTTAGAGCAGCCTCTCTGTTACACGTGGGTTTTGGTTGAGTGTCTGTGGGTGAGCTGAAGCTGCAGGCTgtgtcacagagcagcttcGTTAGCATTCGGCTAACGTCATGCTGAGCGGTTTCCGGCCTAGTTTGACTCATAGCTGCAGAGCTAAGTAGCTAATAACTCGTTCCTTTTGAATTTCGTTTCTGTTACAACTCCACAAACTGTTTGGCGAAATTGGATGTTTATGTCCACGCATGCTGTCATGGAAAGAGAAACACCAAGTGACTACCTGCTAGGaaaataatgatggagcagctAAGCACCGCGGTTAAGCTAACTTCTCACAACACTGTCTCAGTCAAAGCAGAGTACGCTTAGCCAGCAGCAGTCTTTGCACATTACGACAAGACTggaaaaacagtttaaatgtgTAGACTTCTACACGTTAATCTGTCTTTGGTGTAAGACCAAAACAAGCGTGCATTTCTGGGCAGTGGAACCAGTTTTACATGTATCAGGCCTACAATATTAGCGAGCAGCGCAAAGTAAACACGGCTGGCTACCTCGCAGGAAACGGGAGCGGAAGACGCCCCGCGGAGGACTGCACTTCATTCAGTCTCCCGACAGATTATCAGCGACCACAACCACACTTTAATCTTTAGAATCGAAACATAATAGTCTGTGGGACGGCCTGCGGGGTATGAACCGTTGAGTTCACTGTAGCTCCCATAGCGTCCCGTAGCTTTTAGGTCCAAGGCATCTGTTGTGATTTGTGACTTGTGGAAGTCGTTCTGCGGTGTGTCACTCTGTATTCCTTCCCCTCTCTCCCTTAGTGTCCAACAGTGTAAAGTGGACACACCAGCATGATATTTGTCTCACAGTGTATACTCTTCCACAGAAGCTCCTTAGGAGTtgatatgtaaaaacaaaacgctTGCTGGTGTGTTGTCACGTAGCATCTCAAACATGTAGTTCCAAATATGGAAGTTTAATGTTTACATTTCTGTTTGTCCTGATGTTTTAGTCACTCTGGGGGTGAAAAAACAAGTTGTCACACAAGCAGACAGTTCTGGTGTTCATCTCAGACTCTTACAACTAACGTAGTGAATTTTTTTGGGATGCACTAGCTGTAAGAATGGTCATAGTGATACTGAGCATTAAAATCATCATTTTGCTGCTGTAATGTGtgcgggttttttcttttttctttaattaccCCCTTTGTGGCAGGGGGCAAGGAAAACTTGATGTGGCACAACAGATAAACAGAGAGTCCCATTGATAGATGACATCTTATTTGGGGATACACATTAGAGGCTGATATTAGGCCTGTGTTTGAACTGTCAAAGCATCACAAGCGTTGATTTATCTAATTACTCCATTCTGCTCTATGCTTGGTGTCAGTCTAATGAATGACCTGAGGATTTTGAGTTGTTAGTGTCTCCACagaatctgtgtgtgtttggttctAGTGTTTCTAGGCCCACAGTGTAGTTCTACATGTGGTACTGCAGTAGTTTTTCAGAATTTACTCTCAACATACTGATTGAACTTATGTGAAGATACGTATGCGTGAAAGAGTAAAATTATATGTATTAAATACATAATAAGAGTCGTTAGCTGTCATTTAATgcaaatataattaaatgttgctTAAGTTTAATACATAGTAATAAATATTTAAGAAGGGCTGTACCCTTTATTTGAAGTGTTTAGATGTTCCCACTAGGTACTGAAGCTATGTCAGATCtgggctctgattggctggaatTGTGTTCTAGCAATTTTCTTGTGTAAAGCTTTGTCTCAGAACTGTCTATCATCCCAGATATCcacatatcacaccaggcagcTGCATGTGCAGGTTTGTCAGGTGTTTCAAGTGgtcagaaagagagaggaggtCAATGATGAATTAAATATCAAGACTATCCAGTGCTATGAACAAGTGTTATGATTGAATTTTTTGCATGATGAATTCATTTAAGGGAAGAAAACCTCGCCCTGTATAAGAAAGTAATTCACAGTCAGTGGTTGCGCCTTGGTAGCAGTGACTGCAATCAAGCGTTTGCACTTATCGATGAGTCTTTTGCGTTGCTGTTGAGGAATTTTTGCTCATTCTTCTTTaatgtatgaatgtagttagtGTTAACATTTCCTTTAACGTTACCGTCACAGCCAAGTTCAACGATCAGCTGGTGCGATCAGCTTCCTTCATCCTCAGCAGCCCTCTCCACCTCCAGCCTCTCCTCAGCATCGCTCTCCAGCTCCAGCCTTTCCTCAGCGTCGCTCTCCAGCTCCAGGCTCTCTATGGAGTCCCAAGCACCAGCACCGGCGCCGCCACCAGCAACAACAGTGTCAGACGACATGGAATCAGACGAGAGGCCGTACGTCTGCGACCTGTGCAGCTGCGCCTACAAACACGCCAGCTCCCTGCTGAACCACAAACTCACCCACAAGACCGGAGACTTCAGGTTGGGACGTGAGGCTTGTTTGCGTAAATGCATGAAACATTCTACTCCTTTCCTTGTTACTAATGTTCACGCCATTTTCAACTCCAAAACCCAGGTGCGACTTTTGCAGTAAGCCCTACACCAACTACATGTCCTTGCGCAACCACATGCGAATCCACGGTCAGAAGCGCTACATGTGCGACCTGTGTGGGAAGGCCTTTCGCCTGGCCCGGTACCTCCGTAACCATCAGAGGATCCACGACGATGGGCCCAACCGCTTTGACTGTCCCTCCTGCTGCAAGAGCTACAGAACCATGTTAGAGCTGGCTCAGCATCGCTGCAGCGCTGCTGTGTCCAACCAGGTAGGTCTGTGTTTCTGATGATAGCGTGGGCTTAACTGATGTGACTAACACTGTAGTTCTCTCGAAGCCGTTTTTTGTGTTGTAtttgaaagaaatgtaaaatgCAGCTGCGTTTAAATGTGACTTGTTTTGCTACAAAAACACATCCCACTGATGAGTGTGTCTATTCTACAGCGTGATCTAAAAGAAAAAGGCTCAGTGTTTTCCTGAAACACCTGGGTATCGTAGTTGTTAAACTTTACTCACAGGAGGAAATGTAGTTCGTTAGGGATTATTTTCAGTGGTAAAGTAATTACACAAGTAGAGCAAtatagaatatcattaaagggaagtctgctttctcttttttcctagCATGAAttaatgaatacacagactggtTACAAATTGACCCTTTGACCCTTGTGTTAATGTGTTGTGGGAGTTGTGCATTTTGGGTCCATTTGTCCTCTTAACTataaggcagcggtccccaaccttttttggaCCACAGACCCgtttatgtctgacaatattttcacgaaccggcctttaaggtgtcgtggatgaatacaacaaaataaaaccagtaccaaaaaagaagaagatttattcataacacacgggaaaagacccagggaacaGAGTTGACGATAAAAACTATAAcaaaataacgataaaaacggTAAAACACCCTGAAATCCATACATTTCCCACTCGATCCTCAACTCATGGTACCAAACGAATtatggaccggtaccggtccatggcccaggggttggggaccactgctaTAAGGGACACTGCACATCAATACAAAGCTGTTCTGTGTGATCACCTTCATGATAAAATGCTATACCATCATCAGAGAAACTAACAGTTATTACAGCTTAGCTTTTAGTTGGTCATAAAGTAAGTTTACCTGCATAAGAGTGAAAAAGCCAGACCCTGCTAGCTCAATGCACTGATGTAATGTGAGCTCCATGTAAGCCAACCTTATTGTATCTGCTGGGTCCTCTGTTACAAACTCCCAGCTTTACTATGCACATAAAATACACATTAGTAAACCAACTGTTCCCAGTAACTAGTTTGTGGAATAACATCGCACTCATTAGCTAACCTCTTAAAGAGTAATCTTGCAACTTAGTGTCGTGCCTCACGTCATCGATTAAAAGACTCAAAtgatgaagcagcagcagggagatcCTGACTTGAAGCTTTGGTATGCTGTAGCTTACACTTTGCTAACAGAGCTAGCatcttttttaataaaacataaagaacAATATGAAAGATTatttatatcattttttttacCCCTTACTCCCCTTACGTTCAAGTAGCTCTAGAGCTCGATAGAGATGCTCCtgaacagacaaaaacacacttaTTGTCTAATCAAACAAAACGTATGTTATGTTGTTCTTCACTCATGTTACAGCTGTTAACCTTTAACATTAGCGATGCACTCATTTAAAGCTACTGACGCTTTATCTGTTGTGTCACACCAGTTTTGCATTGGGTGAATATTTGAAGTGAAGAGTAATGAAGACtttaatttttcagaaaatgtgtTATGTTTTTTCTTGTAAAGACGTTTCCTTGATTTTGCTGGAACAGATGTGGGGgtcaataatatatatatataataatatatgtatgtatatgtatattagTGGGGACACTGGCATGTATGGATGTTGATGTGTATGGCTAGGACTTTTTCTACActgaagtgtgtgtgcatgtaataCAGTGTAGTTTGTACTGTGTTTTCCTTCCTCTCTCCACTGACCTGCTTGGGAGAATGTTTATCCAGTCTTCCTGTAGTGGAAGTGTGCCGCGGCACTAGGGTTAGACTAGGGTTAGGCTGAGATTAGGGAAAGGCTCAGGGCTCAGATGACAGAGAATGAATACATTTCAGCTGATTTTCCTAACAAGTACAGTAATACAAacttatatgtgtgtgtctgtgtgtgcatggggCTGGTTCATAAGAACCGATTCAACTGCCCGTCCTGCTTTAAGAGCTACCGAACCATGCTGGACCTGGCCCAGCACCGCTGCAGCGCCGCGGCCAAAAACCAGGTTGGTGTGAGCGTgagtgagcatgtgtgtgaatgtggcgtGTGAGGCAGAATCGGCAGTTTCAGGGAGAACCAGCGCATACGGGCATTTTAGATTTTAGATCAAATTCCTGATGCAGCCTGCTTCTGATGTACGCGCGGCTCTTTAGTAAAAAACCATCACAATGTTCTTTTTAGATCGGATCTTTTTTCCTGGCGCTGTCTTCACAGAATGTATACTCTACACTTTTGGATTCCATATTTGGAGCTTGCTGTTGACTATAACATCTAAAATCTCTTAACAGAAATATttgagtcttttttttcctaacaCTTGACTGCTGATATTTGAGATGGAGTGCAAGGTGGCCAAAGTGGATAACTTCAGCTAGTACTAGCATCAATGTTCGAACTCTCAAACTAAACCTTAGTCATGGGACACGTCTCAATCCAATCAAAAGTAGAGACGGTGACCAGCAGGCACAGCCTTATGGGTtctactttttttccacttatttTGGCGTGCAGGTGTGTAACAATACTTCTTTGACCATATTTAAGTAGAGTTGACGTCAGTTTACTTAGCAAACCTTTTGACTTTTTTGTGGAGCTGTGAGATCAGAGGTAactgaaaaaacagcacaagtgTGGAACAGTAAAGACTACTGCAGtcatcttctttaaaaaaacaaaacaaaccagcaaaaatgAGATCCAGTGCAAACCCTGCCAGGGAGAGCTAACACATCCACAAGTCTACCCCAGCTTTGCACAGCTGTTTGATGAATGGTGAATATTGAGCAGCATCTCTGCTTGAAGTGTGCATTGCTTGTAGGGATGCAGTGACGTATCAGCAGATTTTAACAAGCATCAGCCGGTATCAGTCCTGGAAActgcagaaaagaaagaagcaaattaaggaaacaaaaaaaaatatattgataCCAAAAGAGGCCATGagctaaattattattttaaacaacTTCTAATTTTGCTGTTCTCAGACCTGTGGTTTATTTACTTTGGTCTGAATCAGTTGAtatgtttgtgtacttgtagcGTTTTCCCACggtttggtttcttttcatACACAGAAAACAGCAGGCGAGCCAAAATGTGTCACTACAAACCACATCAGGATGTTCAGCCTGCCAGATATGTCTGAGGTCTGTGCAGACACaagtaaaaacaggaagttggtGTTGAATTGTGGACTAGTGGATAGCTCCTAATTTACTTAATGGGCAAAAGTGTACTGGACACCTGTTGCATCCAACTACCATAACTAGTAGTTGGGTTGAGGTCGGATCATGTTTTAACCATCAAGGTAACTGTTCTAGAGTTTGATGGAACAGGGCTGAGACCAGCTACTCCAAAGGTCCACGCCTGGAATTATAACTGTCTTTTTGCACAAATAAATAGCATCAAAGTCAAACACTGTCCAGACTTTGGTTTAAATGGACTAAATCTGAGAGTTTGTGAAAACGCCCTATCAGTGCATTGATCTCTAGTGCTTTGCAGCTTGTAATGTATTGATTATACGTGTGGTTTTCCTGCTGTGGAAG includes the following:
- the rab11fip4a gene encoding rab11 family-interacting protein 4A isoform X2, which gives rise to MCTRSYQESTCADGECDMDSSTENGNSSDSLHPTRQRSRLIGSASAPVISREEQFEDYGEGEDVDFTPSSPCPEEETRTNGFSDLGSSLPSSAGHTPQKMRQLYNSELLDIYCSQCCKKVNLLNDLEARLRNLKANSPNRKISSTAFGRQLFQANHSVFGSSQGSSTEDLFTDSIDSCDLDITEKVSYLEKKVTELESDSLANNDLKSKLKHDNTHLVHRVHELEEQVKDAETKSAESLKEEVKKHREAYTKMERDRNTEIELLCNRLQQLEEENTEMKLNVCRLKSQTEKMDQEKQRVTDKLEDTSLRLKDEMDLYRKIMDKLWQNRHEFQKEKESMQELIDDLRRELEYLQLFKLEMEHPGKGKGLSEFNAKTREMEMEHEVKRLKQENHKLRDQNDDLNAQILSLSLYEAKNLFSCQTKAQCLAAEIDNASRDELVDALKEQEEINLRLRQYMDKIILAILDHNPSILEIKN
- the LOC101482975 gene encoding uncharacterized protein LOC101482975 isoform X4; the encoded protein is MYARTNTSSTHGDFQDRNGVNYVTSTESFGHCSQLFWKKDPNDSGPSSTISWCDQLPSSSAALSTSSLSSASLSSSSLSSASLSSSRLSMESQAPAPAPPPATTVSDDMESDERPYVCDLCSCAYKHASSLLNHKLTHKTGDFRCDFCSKPYTNYMSLRNHMRIHGQKRYMCDLCGKAFRLARYLRNHQRIHDDGPNRFDCPSCCKSYRTMLELAQHRCSAAVSNQSGGRRSNFSATPRRQQQQQQQQQNNANSMMQPHGGHGQPEPLPSHCVSPMSQGGQGGGVASQSVPDPHQQGRPSSVSSQASQQNMRSSSSNKHVSSSSATPSSSYSLLQPLVPEVKEMSSGYTRLSANPMPKHQDTFSLPPQRPLTTINPIGHSLHPNGAPTLKPSPVPRTIQAMPWEQRSLYNQ
- the LOC101482975 gene encoding uncharacterized protein LOC101482975 isoform X1 encodes the protein MYARTNTSSTHGDFQDRNGVNYVTSTESFGHCSQLFWKKDPNDSGPSSTISWCDQLPSSSAALSTSSLSSASLSSSSLSSASLSSSRLSMESQAPAPAPPPATTVSDDMESDERPYVCDLCSCAYKHASSLLNHKLTHKTGDFRCDFCSKPYTNYMSLRNHMRIHGQKRYMCDLCGKAFRLARYLRNHQRIHDDGPNRFDCPSCCKSYRTMLELAQHRCSAAVSNQNRFNCPSCFKSYRTMLDLAQHRCSAAAKNQSGGRRSNFSATPRRQQQQQQQQQNNANSMMQPHGGHGQPEPLPSHCVSPMSQGGQGGGVASQSVPDPHQQGRPSSVSSQASQQNMRSSSSNKHVSSSSATPSSSYSLLQPLVPEVKEMSSGYTRLSANPMPKHQDTFSLPPQRPLTTINPIGHSLHPNGAPTLKPSPVPRTIQAMPWEQRSLYNQ
- the LOC101482975 gene encoding uncharacterized protein LOC101482975 isoform X3, with the protein product MYARTNTSSTHGDFQDRNGVNYVTSTESFGHCSQLFWKKDPNDSGPSSTISWCDQLPSSSAALSTSSLSSASLSSSSLSSASLSSSRLSMESQAPAPAPPPATTVSDDMESDERPYVCDLCSCAYKHASSLLNHKLTHKTGDFRCDFCSKPYTNYMSLRNHMRIHGQKRYMCDLCGKAFRLARYLRNHQRIHDDGPNRFDCPSCCKSYRTMLELAQHRCSAAVSNQNRFNCPSCFKSYRTMLDLAQHRCSAAAKNQSGGRRSNFSATPRRQQQQQQQQQNNANSMMQPHGGHGQPEPLPSHCVSPMSQGGQGGGVASQSVPDPHQQGRPSSVSSQASQQNMRSSSSNKHVSSSSATPSSSYSLLQPLVPEPKHQDTFSLPPQRPLTTINPIGHSLHPNGAPTLKPSPVPRTIQAMPWEQRSLYNQ
- the LOC101482975 gene encoding uncharacterized protein LOC101482975 isoform X2, which produces MYARTNTSSTHGDFQDRNGVNYVTSTESFGHCSQLFWKKDPNDSGPSSTISWCDQLPSSSAALSTSSLSSASLSSSSLSSASLSSSRLSMESQAPAPAPPPATTVSDDMESDERPYVCDLCSCAYKHASSLLNHKLTHKTGDFRCDFCSKPYTNYMSLRNHMRIHGQKRYMCDLCGKAFRLARYLRNHQRIHDDGPNRFDCPSCCKSYRTMLELAQHRCSAAVSNQNRFNCPSCFKSYRTMLDLAQHRCSAAAKNQSGGRRSNFSATPRRQQQQQQQQQNNANSMMQPHGGHGQPEPLPSHCVSPMSQGGQGGGVASQSVPDPHQGRPSSVSSQASQQNMRSSSSNKHVSSSSATPSSSYSLLQPLVPEVKEMSSGYTRLSANPMPKHQDTFSLPPQRPLTTINPIGHSLHPNGAPTLKPSPVPRTIQAMPWEQRSLYNQ